The nucleotide sequence AAGAATGAGGACAGCTTTTGTATGCTAACGTACACTCCTTAACAGTCTTACTGGATGAAAAGACAGCAAGAAAACACATATGCCAATATGTAATAGTCGTCTATTTTATTGCAGTATTGGTAGTTGGTTCAACAACTTGTTATACTAGAGGACAAAAAACTGAAAATGCATAACACATATTTAATATTCATGCAGTGACTGAACAACAActgcatttccccccccccccccccccccacctctgaAGGCATAGTATCATGGCAGTCAGTCACTTATTGCTGCAGATGTGCTCAATAATGCTTGAGCATGTGATACTCCTCAAAGCATGGTGAAATACATAGAGGTGTATCACAAGCTAAACACATGTATTTTGTCATCTTCCTCTGCTTACTTCTCCTGGTGCCAGACAGGCAGACTTTGCAGTGCCTCCTTGTGCGACTACCTTGAGCAGCAGTTTGAGGGACTTTGCAGGGAAAATGCCGTGCAGTAAGGCGTAGGGGATTGTTTACAGCAGGACGACCCCCAGTGGATGGGCGCCGAGGGGTGTGGTGCTCCTCCAGCAGCTCTCTCATTAGGTTCTCTCTGTATTTTTGGTAGGTAATTACTTTACCTaagagggagtggggaggatgaAGAAAGTTAGAGGATGATGAGGCAGTGGGTAGGTGGGTGAGATATTGTCACTATAATTGCATAATGGATTTGTATGTGAACTGTACATCCAATTACAAAAATAGcttgttcagtaatcatctcacctgTTAGTTGGCGGTGAACTATGCTGCCATTGAGGGCAGCAGTGTCGATCAGATGGAAAAATatcttcttataccacttggttgttttccgagtgcattccacaaagctgtttatcatgtctgccttatccactgcccccattttgaggttatagtgAAGCACACAATCTGGTTTGATCTTTCTCACTCCAGTCAGGTgatccaccttccctgtggccgacatggttgctgtatggacagtggagaggacatggacatctcttttgtcatgccactttactgccagctgttgaccattctcctggaactccacctcccctctctgcatcttcctgcatccgaatgccggcatccccttcctgttcgacctgactgtgccacaggcccctgtgctgttggagagcagatgctggaagagtgtgggactgctgtaccaattgtccatgtacaaagtgtgtcccttgtcgagatgaggagccagcatggtcatcactacggacccggacaccccaagcccctcataatgtttgatgtcagtggtggaccctgtgtaaactataatatcctggacaaatcctgtcttcacgtcgcacatgacaaagaacttgactccaaacctgtgccttttggagggaatatattgacggaacgccagcctacctttccataacatcagggactcatcaatgcataggtccttgtatggcacaaagacccgaccaaatgctgatgtcaggctggttagaacatttcttattttgtataacgggtcacttaagatggcagtagcattgttgacgaaatgcaggcatcgcagcagaactaggaagcggtcttgggaaaagagggtggcaaagaagggagttgcaaacataggatctgtgctccagtattctcttagggagttcttctttactatccccatgaggaggactgtcaccaggaaggtatacatttcactaattgtggttgtcacccatttagcgagtttccccctcactcctggctctctcttctcctgtagctccaaggcatagcgattggtctcctctactatgtctcccaccagctcctctgtcagaaacaacttgaagcactctgcctcagttggaaatggcaaggggcgttgcactccagactgggactcgtcaaagcaaacagcagggccaggaggggtgaaattactggtggccttccagctaccacagaactcctgtacttcatccactgtcggtctgcctccatcaccaccagcatcttcaaagggaactggtacttcgtcagtggacaagggaaattcagattcagggttctcaatggctacaaagttggggggcagctcctcactgtcactgtcagaatctgattcctgactttcatactcagactcattgtcagaattttaaaaaatctccagaatttccacatttgtgagttgtctccttttgaaagacattgctaatgctacagcttagctcactagctacatacataaacaacaacactgaatggctcagagtgagagggtacgtgTTTGACTACCGGCAtgcgccacttgtatcaataaatcactatcagaaaatgtttcgtgtggcaattatttgtgtatttacggttttattcacatgttttcaattctaggtgacaaatcatgcattccgattcttgcacagattgtaatgggcacatattatgtgtgtaaaatactttttttgaaggttgtactgattatgatgagctaagctaattccaactgtgtagccatgtttgttgacatacaatgcattctgggtttcacgtaatcgtctgtttgaccaaagatgttataacaaaatgaggtgagtaagagttcacaaattctttgaggacttccggaaatgaatggtgggatgtgaacgacggtagatgacacaccccttcaacatgcatactataaacagaccaaactcttctcgtcttctcttattatcttcggtttctgtgaggaaaaatgCATGGCTGCGCACTGAAACTAATCATCGGATTACCTTCGATTTCTATAAAGtgttttacctaattatttcgatcaatggtgagctcacccgtgatgtgattaattatacatattaattgctattagctaattcatattgtagtttatgtcagccgagagttagaaaatatgactgcttgtgttgggtcaatctttcctcagttagcgctaggactattgtagcctacattttcccggttaggatgattgtgttatgctatatatacttctgtgaatatctgagcATTGAATccaaaaaataaactgctcacattctggacataactttgtaaggactgtgtttgtgtaaatagtttctgaaaaaagtgtggccagctcaaacgctgattgttgcgtcattcgaaactggccgttctaaacgagcgttctaaatgagtgttctaatcacacgggtgtgatcgttcgcttcagggaccactgtagaacgatcacacccgtgtgatggtacgtgtgaaagggttaatgcaaccgctgtgttagatttttttttataactttactacaacatacaaaatacattattgtgagacagcactcacATATTCTCTGCCCTGTTGGATTCtacatattccacagaaataggaaataacatcatacattttttcttacttttgctgagcttccatcagaatgttgtgcaaggagtccttggtccagaataaatcgttgtttggttttagaatgtccatttcttctgtagAATTCGCGcaacaatgctagccaaggttgctaacattcccatcctctcttggcgcaaagaacggaaaattccaaaagtcccaataaacgttgattaAACTGacaaaactcggttgaaaaaacctactttatgatgtttttctaatatgtatcaaataaaatcagagccggagatattcgccgtgtaaaccgaacaattttcagaagacaatgtggagctcctTCGCACGCCttggaaaactgacaaaatggcagacctgtcactccaaaagctcttgttcgacctcagatcaagctagacaccccattccaccttccactgcctgttgacatctagtggaaggcgtatgaagtgcatgtatatcgataaacaaaagccagttgaataggcaggcactgaaacagagcctcgttttcagatttttcacttcctgtatggaagtttgctgccaaatgagttctgttttactcacagatataattcaaacagttttagaaacttgagtgttttctatccaatagtaataataatatgcatattgtatgatctagaatagagtacgaggccgtttaaattgggcacgattttttccaaagggaaaacagcgcccccctattgacaagaagtttaatTAAGCATATACAGTTCaagtcagaagtatacatacacttaggttggagtcattaaaactcgtttttcaaccactccacaaatttcttgttaacaaactatagtttttggcaggtcagttaggacatcatttttccaacaattgtttacagattatttcacttatgattcactgtatcacaattccaatgggtcagaagtttacatacactaagctgactgtgccataaacagcttggaaaattccagaaagtgaatttagaatcttctgataggctaattgacatgtatttcaaggcctaccttcaaactttgcttgacatcatgggaaaatctaaagaaatcagccaagacctcagatttttttttttttttacctccacaagtctggttcatccttgggagcaaacacctgaaggtaccacgttcatctgtacaaacaagcgcaagtataaacaccatgggaccacacagccatcacaccgctcaggaaggagacatgttctgtctcctagagatgaacgtactttggtgcgaaaagtgcaaatcaatcctagaacaacagcaaaggaccttgtgaagatgctggaggaaacaggtacaaaagtatctatatccactgtaaaaccagtcctatatcgacataacctgaaaggccgctcagcaaggaagaagccactgctccaaaaccaacataaaaagccagactacggtttgcaactgcacatggggacaaagatcctacttttttgtgaaaaatagaactgtttggcaataatgaccatcattatttttggaggaaaaagggggacgcttgaaggccgaagaacgccatcccaaccgtgaagcacgggggtggcagcatcatgttgtgggtgtgctttgctgcaggagggactggtgcacttcacaaaaaagatggcatcatgaggcaggaaaattatgtggatatagtgaagcaacatctcaagacatcagtcacgaaggttaagcttggtcgcaaatgggacttccaaatggacaatgacctcaagcatacttccaaaagttgtggcaaaatgtcttaattaaggacaacaaaggcaaggtattggagtggctttCACAatgccttgacctcaatcccatagaacatgtgtgggcagaactgaaaaagcgtgtgcgagcaaggaggcctacaagcctgactcagttactctagctctgtcaggaggaatgggccaaaatgcacccaacttagtgtgggaagcttgtgggaggctatccgaaacgtttgacccaagttaaacaatttaaaggcaatgctaccaaatactaattgagtgtatgtgaactactgacccactgggaatgtgatgaaataaataaatgctgaaataaatcattatcttgactattattctgacatttcacattcttaaaatgaagtggtcatcctaactgacctaagacagggcattgttacttggattaaatgtcaggaattgtgaaaaactgagtttaaatgttttttgctaaggtgtatgtaaactgccgaattcaactgtatatacagttacTACCTATCctgatttataatgctatttacttTCCTCATGAGAATGGAGACAGACTATACCATATAGACATACTGACAAGCTGAATGTGCTTTGTACACTAAGTCAGACCAGCTCCAGTAAAGAGATCAGAGACATAACACAATTAACACACAAAAACAAGGTTTGACCACTCCTCAAAAATAGCTTCACTCCTGCTTCTCAAAAGAGGCAAAGAGTAATTTCCTTGTTGTCAACTGCCTCCACATAGAACATCTCAATCTTTCTGGAACATGAATGGTTCCTTGAGGAGAATATTTTCCTCTTCATCCAGGCCATCATACAACCGTAGTTCTTTAAGGGTTGTAATGTGGTCTTCCCCGTCCATCCCAATTACACTAGTGAGGGAAACAGTGCCTTTAAATGTTTGGTGTTCGCACCACCTTGCTGCCTCTAGGGTGTCCCTTAGAAGAACATCTGCTTCCTTGAAGAAAAAGGAAGAATAAATATTAGGAATAGTGCCTCATTGGGTGATCAAGTCAAATTACACCCCACTTTCACAATACCACCATGCAAACAAAAGCCACTATTACTAAAGGGGTTTTCAGTGATATCGATAACTACTCAACAAGTCATCACAATTATTATATCTTGCCATGCATCAAGTATTCAGCATTACACACGGTAGACTACATACACAGTTCACAGTTCGCCGCGCGTGTTGTTTTCAGTATCGTCTAGAAAGAAAACAGAGTGTGGTCATTACGTAATGTAAGGGAACCTCTAGGGATGTGTGTACAGGAATGCACTTTACTTTAGCTCATAGCCTATACAGTACCTGGTCCTGCAGAGCTGGATGCTGATGTGACTTCTTGGGGGGACATCTTCATATCCTGAAATATATTGGAGGGGGGGCTTAAGTCTTAACATtggtttaagactataccactcatcatgaTACCTACCTGTAGTGCGTTCTGATTTCACCGCCTTTTTCCATCTTTCAACCTCTCTTCTTCAGACCTTAGTGAGTGAATGACATACATTCAATATGAACATATAAGATTCCCTCATTGTAAGCAATTAGCTAGCTCACGTGCAAATGGGTGCTAATTAACTCTATGCTAACATCGGTGCGGTAGTTGGTTATATAAAAATATACCACTGCACTGGTATAACATGAATATTACAAAGTAAATTATGCATAATGACAGTATCACTTACTTCCATGGTTTATATTTTTATCCATGTAGGTTAGGTAAGGTTCGATTAAGATTCGCTTTCGTTGATGTTCATAGCTTCGACGTGAACCTCAACTTGGGTGACCTTGAAGGAGACGGGAAGGGTTCGGGTTAAACGCATTTGACTCCACCCACATTGAACCCGGCCCCGAACTGCACACTGCGGTCAGGGGCTtctcaacaaatcaaatcaaacctaAGGCGCAGTTGGTGCCGCCACTACTGGCCACTGTATTACTGCTCCCTGAAGCTGGTGTACGTTTTTATTTTACAGGTCACAGTGTGGATTCTGCAGAATCATGAGGGTGTCAGTTGGGCAAAGCTGTACTTAGTTATCCTCACACATATTGCCTCCCCAtaactttattttatttagctaTTTGGTTGCATCTGCATGTACATTTGAGAGGCAGAGTCTAAGTGGCTAAGCGGGCCATATCAGAGCTAGCCAACCCTCATTGTCTGCCTCGTCAGATGTACATTGTGTTCAACTGTAATCATCCTCAGTGTGATTAGGTTCAACCTAAAACGTATCGTACCTGTATCATATTGGAG is from Salvelinus namaycush isolate Seneca chromosome 28, SaNama_1.0, whole genome shotgun sequence and encodes:
- the LOC120023677 gene encoding piggyBac transposable element-derived protein 4-like; translation: DRFLVLLRCLHFVNNATAILSDPLYKIRNVLTSLTSAFGRVFVPYKDLCIDESLMLWKGRLAFRQYIPSKRHRFGVKFFVMCDVKTGFVQDIIVYTGSTTDIKHYEGLGVSGSVVMTMLAPHLDKGHTLYMDNWYSSPTLFQHLLSNSTGACGTVRSNRKG
- the LOC120023455 gene encoding piggyBac transposable element-derived protein 4-like, which gives rise to MSATGKVDHLTGVRKIKPDCVLHYNLKMGAVDKADMINSFVECTRKTTKWYKKIFFHLIDTAALNGSIVHRQLTGKVITYQKYRENLMRELLEEHHTPRRPSTGGRPAVNNPLRLTARHFPCKVPQTAAQGSRTRRHCKVCLSGTRRSKQRKMTKYMCLACDTPLCISPCFEEYHMLKHY